The genomic stretch GTCCGCGTTCAACGGGAGGTTCACCGAAGAGCGCTGGCGTGCGATGGCGGCAGGACTGCCGTATGCGGACGCCCGGAGCCTCGTGGCGTATGACGGCCAAGGCGACGCGGTGGCGGCGGTGACAGTGTGGTCGGTTGGTCCGGGGAAGCCCGGGTTGCTCGAGCCGATGGGGGTGCATGCCGATCATCGCCGCCGTGGATATGGCAAGGCCATCAGTGTCGCCGCGGCGGCCGCACTCCAGGAGCTGGGTTCATCCAGCGCGACCGTTTGCGCCTTGAACTCCCAGCCGGGCGTCGTCGGCACCTATGAATCAGCCGGCTTCCGGCCGCTGCCCGAGAGACGGGACCGATACCGCGACGCCTAAGTGTGTGCTACACCCCCTGATGGGGAGCAAATCGAACTTGATCACCGACATCCGGGGATGAACGGGTGGCTTCGGCTTACGAGGTTTCGTCGAGCAGCCCACGCTGGTAGGCGATAGCGACGGCCTCGGTACGGCCGGCGGCGCCGAGCTTGGCCATCACCCGGGACAGGTGGACACTGACTGTCTTCTCGCTGATGTACAGCTCTTCACCGATCCGGCGATTGGTGTGCCCGCGGGCGACGAGTTCCAGCACCGAGGTCTCGCGCGGGGTGAGGATCTTCACGGATGTGACGGGTGCCCCGGGTACGGCGATCCGTGCCCTGCGTGCCAGCGAACGGAGCGCGTCACCCAGGGGTTTGGCGTCGAGGCGGACGGCCACTTTCAAGGCTTCGGCCAGTTCGGTCGCGGCATCGTCCCGCTGCCCGGCCGAGACCAGGACCTCAGCCAGCCGCCATCGGGCGATGGCTTGCTGGTATACGTCGCCGTAGCCGAAGGCCTCCACGACGTCTCGCCATGGAGCGGGGTCGGAGAAGCCGAGGAGACGAGCATGTTCGGCCCGGGCACGCAGCAGCCAGGCATGCCCTTCGGGTCCCATGTTGGCCGCGCGGACGTCGCCGTGGACCGCCGTCTGCTCGGCGCGCTCCAGCAGATGCTCACCGGCGGCCACGGCCTCCTCGATGGTGCCGGGGGCGACAGCTGGACCGAGTGGACGTACGTGGTCGGCATGAGCGGCCAGGGCGAGAGTGGCCAGGCGGATGCCGCCCATGGGCCATTCTTCGCCGGAGCAGACCCGGATCGCCTTGACCGCGGCTTCGGCTACCTGGACGGCGTCGTCGTACTGCGACCTCCAGCTCGCCAGCTCGGCTCCGGCGATCCCGGCCAGCAACGCAATCTGTTCGTTCTCGTTGCGGTACCACTCCGTGCGGAGCTCGTTGAGGCTGCGCTCAGCCTGCTCGAACTGCCCGCGCCCCACCTGGACGAGGGCTGCGGCGGCCATCAAGAGGCCGGTGACGACGTCGGACACGGGTTCGCCGGGAGGCGCGGCGGCGTCGGCAGCGGCGTCCCAGTCGCCGCGAGCGTAATGGGTCATGCTGCGCAGCCACCTGATGTTCAGGCCGTATGCACTCCACGTGAGTCCGACGTCGGCGGCGCGTTGAGCGGCTTCGTCGGCTATCTGAGCAGCCTGCTCCAGTTGCCCTTGGTCGAATCGGCCGAAAATGAGGTTGAATCTGGCCCGGAGTTCGACATCCAGCGCTCCGGCCTCGATAGCGCGTTGTTTGGCACGCTCGAGCAAGGAGGCAGCTTCTTCTGAATTTCCGGCGCGGTTCTCGCAGTACGAGAGCGAGATGAGAGTGTCTGCCTCGACAGAGGCGGCACCGGAAGCGCGGGCGTCGGCGGCGGCCGCTTCGGCCAGCGAACGGCGCTGACTGTTCGACGTGGTCAGCCGGGCCGACAACGCGAGCACCCACGCCCGTTCGCTGCTGGCCGGACTGTCTTTGATCAGCTCCCAGGCCTCGCTGATGACACGCTCGGCTTCGGTCCAGTTGCCGTTGGCCAGCAGCGCCTGGGCCAGCTGGCGGCGGACGTCGGCCGACAGGACGGGGTCCTCGCGAGCGTCGGCCAATGGAACGGCGTTGCGCATGAATGCCAGTGCGCGTTCGGGCAGCCCGGCCGAACTGGCCGCGTGGGCGGCCTTGCGGGTGAGCTCGAGCTCACCGGTGCCGGCGTGACTCTCGGGATCGTCCACGGCGTCCCACAGCTCCAGCGCCCGCTCGGTGTGCTGCAGAGCGAAGCCGATGGCGCCTTTCTTCCACGCTTCCTTCACCGCACGCACGGAGGCGGAGAGTGCCGTGGGGAGATCGTTGGCGTGCCGGCTGTGGTAAGCGATGGCGGCGGCCATGCCGGGGTCGTCCCGGCCCGCCAGGAGTTCGGCATAAGCCGCATGCAGCCTGACCCTCTCGCCGGGCAGGAGGTCGGCATAGATCGCTTCGCGCAGCAGGGCGTGCCGGAAGGTGTAGGCGTCTTTCATCCCCGGCACGAGGATGTTGTGCTGGATCGCTTCACGCAGCGCGGTGTCCAGCTCAGCGGCGCCGAGCTCGACGACGGCGTCCAGTGTCGGGTGGCGGACATGCCATTGGCCGGTGACTGATGCGGCGCGAACCACCCGCTGCGCGACCGGGCTGAGTTTCTCGACTCGGGCCAGCAAGACATCGGCCAGCACCGACGGGATACCGTCCGCACCGAACGAACTGGCTTCGAGGAGCTCTTCGGCGAAGAACGCGTTTCCTTCGGAACGGGCCGCCACGCTGGTGATGAGTTCTTCAGAGATGCTGTCTTTCGCCAGCGTGCGGACGAACTCCTCGGCGTCGGCCGGACGGAACGGTTCGAGATCGAGGCGCTCGACGACAGGCAGCCGGACCAGCTCTGCCAGTAATGGCCGGAAAGGATGGCGGCGATGCAGGTCGTCCGACCGGTAGCTGGCGACGATCAGCAGCCGCTGGTCTCCCAGCCTTGAGAAAAGGAAGGAGAGAAGGTCTCGGGTCGAGGGATCGCTCCAGTGCAGGTCTTCGATCTGCAGGACGACTACGCCGTGCTGTGTGAGGTCGTTCAGGGCGCCGAGCACCGCGTCGAAGAGCTGAAGCTGATCGAAACGCTGGACGTGGGCATGGCCGCTGTCGAGGTCGGGATGAGCCGTGCCGTTGCCGGTGGGTGTCTCCGTGATGGGCCGAGCTGGCTCCCGGGGAACCACGCCGGCCAGAGTGGCCAGCTGAGGCCGCCTAGTGATTATCTCCGGTGAGAGAGCGCGAATCTGCTCGGCGATATCGGTGAAGGGGAGGTAAGGGAAACTCGCCTCATTGATGTCGACACAACGGCCAACGAGAACCTGCGCGCCGGCCGACCGGGCGACGTCGGCCATCTCGGCAAGTAGGCGGCTCTTCCCCACGCCGGCTTCACCTGACACGAGAACGGCCCCGGCCGTACCCGAACGGGCACGCTCCAGGGCCGTCCGCAGCTGTTCTACCTCTTTGCTGCGAGCGACGAGCGGGAAGTTGGATCCGAGCCTAGGCACGGATCCAATCCTCGCACGTGGCGGCGACAAGGTCGCTGGCATTTCGCCGGTAGCCGAGCGTCCGCACCGACGCGCTAGACCTTGACCCGGCGCCCGCTGTGCTTGGCACGGCGAGGACCGCCGTGGGCGGGTTCTGGCGCACGAGCCGGGAGCGGTTGCGTTTCGGTTGTGGTGTCGGTGGTCCGCGGTGCGGGCGCCGCGACCGTTCGAGGCGCGGGCACCTCGTCCTTCGACGTCTTGATCGTCGGGCTTGTATAGCGGCGCTTGCGGCCGAAGCCCCGCATACCCTCTCGGCGGTACGCGACCTCAGCGCTGATGGCTTCGATGCTCAGATACATTGTCTCTCCAGTCCCCGTGACCTTCTCGTCCTGCTACAACACGAGAATCACGGTGAGGCCCGGGTGTAGACATCAGCGGTTCACGTACGTTGCGACGCAGAAGGCCTTACCCGGAGCGGGTAAGGCCCCCGAAATGTCCGTAAGGGCACCTCAGCCAGGGCCTTAGAGGCCGCGTGCACCCGCCGGGCGTAGGCCGGCCGGTGGGAGGAGGCCGGTCAGCGGGTGGGAGACGACCGATCGGATGTCCCGGCTGTGGGACCCGGCGTGGCGGTGGCCGTCTGCAGGCGCCACTGGGTGGCCCGTTCGCGCTCGGTCCACAGGTCGGCATAGCGGCCGCCGGCAGCCAGAAGTTCTTCATGCCGGCCGCGTTCCACCGCCCGTCCTTCGTCGAGGACCACGATCTGATCAGCCGAGCGAATGGTGCTCAGCCGGTGTGCGACGACGACGAGGGTCCGATCACGGACGAGTTCGGCGAAGGCTCGCTGGACAGCCCGTTCGTTGATGGGATCCAGCGCGGCGGTGACCTCGTCGAGGAGCACGATCGGGGCGTCCTTGAGGATGGCCCGGGCGATCGAGATCCGCTGCCGTTCGCCACCGGACAGTGTCGCGCCGCCCTCGCCGACCGGGGTGTCGTAGCCCTGCGGGAGTGCGGTGATGAACTCATGGGCCTGGGCTTGGCGAGCCGCGGCCTCGACGGCTTCGTCGGTGGCGCTGTTCCGGCCGAAGGCGATGTTGTCGCGGATGGTGCCCTGGAACAGATAGACGTCTTGGAAGACGACGGTGACGGCGTCGAAGAGTTGTTCCGCGGTCAGGTCGCGCACGTCGACTCCGCCCAGCCGGACGGCACCGGAGTCGACGTCCCAGAACCGGGAGATGAGCGCCAGCACGGTGCTCTTCCCGGCGCCGGACGGACCGACCAGTGCGGTCATCGTTTTGGGCGCCACCTCGATGGTGAGGTCCCGGATCACCGGCTCGTCGGGCGTATAGCCGAATGTCACGTCGTCGAGCTGGATGGAGGGACGGCTCACGCCCGCGGCCGGTGTCCGAGGCTCCGGCTGTGGCTGCAGGTCGTGGACAGCGCCGATCCGGCGCAATGCGGCGTCGGCGAGGCGGGACTGCTCGGCGCTTCCGGCCACCTCCAGGATAGGGGTGTATACGCGGAGCACCAGGACGAGGAAGATCAGCATGGTCCCGGCATCGAGCCTGCCTCCGGTGTACCAATACCCCAGGGCGGCGATGGTGAGCGGGATACCGAGCTGGACCACACCCATGGTCGCCAGAGCCGCGGGCACCAGCTTGACCGCCATCCGGTCGTTGATCCTGCGGAGGTCGTCGACGGCGTCGCGGAACCAGTTCACGCGGGCGCCGGTGCGGTCGAATGCCCGGATGACGGCGATGCCCCGTACGTATTCGACGATCCGGCTGTTCGCGGTGGCCATCAGGTTGCCACGGGTGAAGGCATGGCGGCCGAAATGACGCGAGATCCACCGAACCAGGGGCACGGCGACGACGACACTCACGGCGACGGCGACCGCCATCGGAGCGTCGATGACGAGCAGCCCGGCGAACACGAACGCGGGCATGGACAGCGCGCTGAAATATTGCGGGAGTCCGTGGTGGGCGTATGTGGAGACCGCCTCCATGTCCGCCGTCAGCGTCGCGGAGACGTCGCCCACCCCACGCTCGTGCACCGTGCCGAGTGGTAGCCGCTGGACGTGGTCGAGCGTCCGGATTCGCGCCGCGCCGACGGCGTAGAACGTCGACGTCCACACGAGGCGGTTCGAGGCGTAGCTGAAGCAGTACTGACCTGCGACGCCGCCGATGACGACCGCCACAGCCACGAGGGCCCGCTGGCCGGTGAGCTCCCCCGTGCGGAGGAGCTCGACGACCCACACCAGCATCACGACGGGAACCGCGGCCGACAACGACATGAGGACCCGCATGAGGAGCGCTGTGGCGAACGCGCGCCGGTACGGCTCGAACAGCCGCCAGATGGTACGTACGGTGCCGGCGTAGAAGCCGGCTGGAGGCGGGGTATCCGCACCGGTCGGATGGGCGGGTGCCGGCATGGTCATGTGAGTTCCTCCGATGGCGTGGCTGTGCCGCTATCCGGGGACGCGGCGTTCGCCCGGACCGCATCACCCAAGGCGATGTCCTCGATCGATTGGAAGGCCGCCCACATCCGGGTGTAGAGGCCTCCCCGGCTGACGAGATCGCCATGCTGGCCGCACTCCACGATCCGGCCTTCGTCGACCACCAGGATCTGATCGGCGCCGGCGATCGTGGACAGCCGATGCGCGATCATGATCACTGTGCGATCGCTGATCAGCGCATTGATGGCCTCTTGAAGGGCGACCTCGTTCTCCGGATCGACGAAAGCCGTGGCCTCGTCCAGAACCACGATGTCAGTGTGTTTCAGCAGAGTCCGGGCGATGGCCAGGCGCTGCCGCTGTCCGCCGGACAACCGTGCTCCTTGCGCGCCGATGCGAGTGCGGTAGCCGTCGGGCAACGCACTGATGAACTCGTGGGCGCGGGCCGAGCGGCAGGCCGTGACGAGTTCGGCTTCGGTGGCGTCCGCCTTGGCGAGCCGGAGGTTGGCCTCGACAGTGTCGTCGAACAGGAACGTGTCTTGGAAGACGAACGACACGTGCTCCATCAGCTGGGAGGACGGGATGTCCCGGAGGTCGGCGCCACCAACCCGGACGGCTCCCTCGTCGACATCGAAGAAACGGCAGATGAGCTGGCCGACCGTGGTCTTGCCGGCCCCGGAGGGCCCGACAAGGGCGGTGATGGTGCGCGGCTCCGCCCGGAAGCTGACGCGGTCGAGGGTGGGCCGCCCGGCGCCGGCATGGCGGAAGGACACGTCCTCGAACTCGACCGATGTATCACTCAACTCAGCCGGCTGGTCGGCCTCGGGAAGTACGTCCGCGTCCTTCAGTTCGTTGACCAGTTCCGCGCCGTAGGTCAGGTGGCTCATGTTCGCGCCGAAGTCGAGCAGTTTCACGACGGGTGCGCCGTAGCCCAGCCCGATGACGAAGAAGAACAGCAACTCCGCGGTGCCGATCGCGTCGTTCGTCCATAACACCAGCCCGACGGGAACGATAGTGACGATGGTGGCCGAGGTCAGCGTGAAGAACGCGGTGTACAAGGGCAGGAATGCCCGGCCCCAGTCAGCCTGGTACTTGGCGGCGGCCTCGATGGCGTCCTTGGTTTCGGTGAACGTGTCGCCGGTCCGGTTGAACATCCGCACGACCGGCAGTCCACGCACCATTTCGACGATGGACCCGTTCATTCGGGCCATCGATGCCGCGTAGCCGCCCATCAAGGCCTGACTGCTGGTCATCGCCCGGCCCATGAGGATGACCGCGACGATCAGGCATGCCACGGCAGCCAGGGCCATCCGCCAGTCGACAAGGAACAGCCACGTGGTGGTGGCGAGCACGACGACGACGGCGGAGACGAGGTCGGGGATGGCATGGCCGAGGAACGACTCAAGGCGTTCCACATCTTCGGAGATGGTCCGCTGGATTTCGCCCGACCGCTTGCCGGTGACCCGTCCCAGAGGTACCCGGCCGAGCCGGTCGCCGGACTGGATGCGAAGCCGGTACAGCGTGCCGAACGCCGCGCGATGGGATACCAGCATGGCCAGGGCCATGAGGACGTACTGGCTGACGACGAAGGCCAGAGCGGCCAACGCAAGACCGTACATACGCGACCCGCTGACGGAGCCGTCGAGGATGTCGCGAATGGCGAGATAGATCACGTAGAAAGGACCGAGCTGGCTCAATGTCCCCAGCGTGGCCAGGACGGCGGATAGCAGGTAGCGCCCGGCGTCGTCGCGGGCGAACGGAAGCAAGAGCGCGATTCGCGAGCGCAGTGTGCTTTCCGGGGGCGGTGGCGCGGAGGCCGTCTCCTCCGGAGCTTGATCGTGGGTCTGTTCGGCTGTACCTGTGCTCATGATTGTGCTCCGAGTGGTGTCGAACTTCTGGCCGAAGGTGCTCTCACCGCGTTGAGCAGTGAAGCGGTCGCGGGGTGCCGCGGTGCGGTGAAGATGTCGGTGACCGTTCCGTACTCTCGGACCCGGCCGTCGTCGATGACGACGACGCGGTCGCCGATCCGACGCACGAGGTCCATCTCATGGGTGATGAACAGCACGGTGAGATCGAGCTCCGCGCGAAGCCGGGCGATGGTCTCCATGACCGAGCCGGCGACGGTCGCGTCCAAGGCCGAGGTGATCTCGTCGCAGATCAGGACGGTGGGCCGGGCAGCCAACGCGCGAGCGATGACGACCCGCTGGCGTTGGCCACCGGACATCTCGTCCGGGCGTCGCCGGCTCAGTGCGGCATCGATGCCCACCCGGTCCAGCAGCTCGGTGGCGATGGCAGCCGCAGCGTGGCGAGTCTCGTTGTGCAGCACCCGGATCGGGCGGATCACCGATGCTAAGGCGGAACGGCGTGGATGCAGCGCTCCGTACGGGTCCTGCGGGATGAGCTGGACCGCCGCTCGCTGTTCTCGAGTACGGTCGCGGGCAAGCGGGGCGGCGTCGTCACCGTTCACCTCGATCCGGCCGCCGCTGGGTGGGTGCAGGCCCGCGACCGTGCGAGCCAATGTGCTCTTGCCGGATCCGCTGGTTCCGACGATGGCCACACACTCGCCGCGCCGGGCGTCGAAGGAGACACCGTGCAAGGTGGCGCGGGCACCGTAGGCGGCGTGGAGGTTGTCGACCCGCAGTGCCGCGCCTGGAGGAGCCGAAAGCGTGGCAGCGTCGCGGCCCTGGCGTGGCGTCGAGGGTGCCACGGGCGGTGAGGGTGCGGGGGCGGTCGGCGGTTCTTCCTGGGCGGCGACATGGCTGCGCGGCTGCGGACCGAGGACGAGCTGCTCGTCGCATCGCTCGGCGAGTACGGGGTCATGGGTGACGACGAGCAACGCGAATCCGAACTCGTTGTGCAGCCGGTCGAGCTCGGCCATGATCGCGTGGCTGGTGACGGGATCGAGCCCCGCCGTCGGCTCGTCGAGTACCACGAGACGCGGCCGGCCGGCCATCGCCCGGGCGAGCGCCACCCGGCGTTGCTGCCCGCCGGACAGCTGACCGGGTAGCCGGCGCTGGAACTCCGGATCGGTGGGCAGCATCGCGGAGCGCAGGCGCTCGGTGATCTCGTCGTCCGATGGATCGTCGAGAAGCTCGGCGATCTGCCGGGCTACCGGCATCGTGGGTGTGAGCGTCGCGGCCGGATCCTGTCCCAGCCAGGCCGTGCTCTGCCGTCGTAACCGGCGCCGTGCTTTCTCAGTATGGCTGAAGACGTCGTGCCCGGTGAGCCGCACCGTTCCGGTCACCAGGCGCAGACCTGGACGCAGGACGCCCAGAGCAGCGAGCGCCAGGGTGGTCTTGCCCGCGCCGGATTGCCCCACCACGGCCAGCCGCACACCAGCTCGCAGACGGCACGAGACGTCGGTCAGTACCGGCGTGCCGTCCGCGGCGGTGATCGTCAGCCCATCGACAGCTAGGATCCCGGTCATCT from Phytoactinopolyspora mesophila encodes the following:
- a CDS encoding ABC transporter ATP-binding protein, which produces MTMPAPAHPTGADTPPPAGFYAGTVRTIWRLFEPYRRAFATALLMRVLMSLSAAVPVVMLVWVVELLRTGELTGQRALVAVAVVIGGVAGQYCFSYASNRLVWTSTFYAVGAARIRTLDHVQRLPLGTVHERGVGDVSATLTADMEAVSTYAHHGLPQYFSALSMPAFVFAGLLVIDAPMAVAVAVSVVVAVPLVRWISRHFGRHAFTRGNLMATANSRIVEYVRGIAVIRAFDRTGARVNWFRDAVDDLRRINDRMAVKLVPAALATMGVVQLGIPLTIAALGYWYTGGRLDAGTMLIFLVLVLRVYTPILEVAGSAEQSRLADAALRRIGAVHDLQPQPEPRTPAAGVSRPSIQLDDVTFGYTPDEPVIRDLTIEVAPKTMTALVGPSGAGKSTVLALISRFWDVDSGAVRLGGVDVRDLTAEQLFDAVTVVFQDVYLFQGTIRDNIAFGRNSATDEAVEAAARQAQAHEFITALPQGYDTPVGEGGATLSGGERQRISIARAILKDAPIVLLDEVTAALDPINERAVQRAFAELVRDRTLVVVAHRLSTIRSADQIVVLDEGRAVERGRHEELLAAGGRYADLWTERERATQWRLQTATATPGPTAGTSDRSSPTR
- a CDS encoding helix-turn-helix transcriptional regulator, producing the protein MPRLGSNFPLVARSKEVEQLRTALERARSGTAGAVLVSGEAGVGKSRLLAEMADVARSAGAQVLVGRCVDINEASFPYLPFTDIAEQIRALSPEIITRRPQLATLAGVVPREPARPITETPTGNGTAHPDLDSGHAHVQRFDQLQLFDAVLGALNDLTQHGVVVLQIEDLHWSDPSTRDLLSFLFSRLGDQRLLIVASYRSDDLHRRHPFRPLLAELVRLPVVERLDLEPFRPADAEEFVRTLAKDSISEELITSVAARSEGNAFFAEELLEASSFGADGIPSVLADVLLARVEKLSPVAQRVVRAASVTGQWHVRHPTLDAVVELGAAELDTALREAIQHNILVPGMKDAYTFRHALLREAIYADLLPGERVRLHAAYAELLAGRDDPGMAAAIAYHSRHANDLPTALSASVRAVKEAWKKGAIGFALQHTERALELWDAVDDPESHAGTGELELTRKAAHAASSAGLPERALAFMRNAVPLADAREDPVLSADVRRQLAQALLANGNWTEAERVISEAWELIKDSPASSERAWVLALSARLTTSNSQRRSLAEAAAADARASGAASVEADTLISLSYCENRAGNSEEAASLLERAKQRAIEAGALDVELRARFNLIFGRFDQGQLEQAAQIADEAAQRAADVGLTWSAYGLNIRWLRSMTHYARGDWDAAADAAAPPGEPVSDVVTGLLMAAAALVQVGRGQFEQAERSLNELRTEWYRNENEQIALLAGIAGAELASWRSQYDDAVQVAEAAVKAIRVCSGEEWPMGGIRLATLALAAHADHVRPLGPAVAPGTIEEAVAAGEHLLERAEQTAVHGDVRAANMGPEGHAWLLRARAEHARLLGFSDPAPWRDVVEAFGYGDVYQQAIARWRLAEVLVSAGQRDDAATELAEALKVAVRLDAKPLGDALRSLARRARIAVPGAPVTSVKILTPRETSVLELVARGHTNRRIGEELYISEKTVSVHLSRVMAKLGAAGRTEAVAIAYQRGLLDETS
- a CDS encoding ABC transporter ATP-binding protein, which codes for MTGILAVDGLTITAADGTPVLTDVSCRLRAGVRLAVVGQSGAGKTTLALAALGVLRPGLRLVTGTVRLTGHDVFSHTEKARRRLRRQSTAWLGQDPAATLTPTMPVARQIAELLDDPSDDEITERLRSAMLPTDPEFQRRLPGQLSGGQQRRVALARAMAGRPRLVVLDEPTAGLDPVTSHAIMAELDRLHNEFGFALLVVTHDPVLAERCDEQLVLGPQPRSHVAAQEEPPTAPAPSPPVAPSTPRQGRDAATLSAPPGAALRVDNLHAAYGARATLHGVSFDARRGECVAIVGTSGSGKSTLARTVAGLHPPSGGRIEVNGDDAAPLARDRTREQRAAVQLIPQDPYGALHPRRSALASVIRPIRVLHNETRHAAAAIATELLDRVGIDAALSRRRPDEMSGGQRQRVVIARALAARPTVLICDEITSALDATVAGSVMETIARLRAELDLTVLFITHEMDLVRRIGDRVVVIDDGRVREYGTVTDIFTAPRHPATASLLNAVRAPSARSSTPLGAQS
- a CDS encoding ABC transporter ATP-binding protein encodes the protein MSTGTAEQTHDQAPEETASAPPPPESTLRSRIALLLPFARDDAGRYLLSAVLATLGTLSQLGPFYVIYLAIRDILDGSVSGSRMYGLALAALAFVVSQYVLMALAMLVSHRAAFGTLYRLRIQSGDRLGRVPLGRVTGKRSGEIQRTISEDVERLESFLGHAIPDLVSAVVVVLATTTWLFLVDWRMALAAVACLIVAVILMGRAMTSSQALMGGYAASMARMNGSIVEMVRGLPVVRMFNRTGDTFTETKDAIEAAAKYQADWGRAFLPLYTAFFTLTSATIVTIVPVGLVLWTNDAIGTAELLFFFVIGLGYGAPVVKLLDFGANMSHLTYGAELVNELKDADVLPEADQPAELSDTSVEFEDVSFRHAGAGRPTLDRVSFRAEPRTITALVGPSGAGKTTVGQLICRFFDVDEGAVRVGGADLRDIPSSQLMEHVSFVFQDTFLFDDTVEANLRLAKADATEAELVTACRSARAHEFISALPDGYRTRIGAQGARLSGGQRQRLAIARTLLKHTDIVVLDEATAFVDPENEVALQEAINALISDRTVIMIAHRLSTIAGADQILVVDEGRIVECGQHGDLVSRGGLYTRMWAAFQSIEDIALGDAVRANAASPDSGTATPSEELT